Proteins co-encoded in one Spirosoma endbachense genomic window:
- the mtaB gene encoding tRNA (N(6)-L-threonylcarbamoyladenosine(37)-C(2))-methylthiotransferase MtaB, whose product MARIPTHPPPQHRKLRIVKKVAFYTLGCKLNFSETSTLARLMEQHGYERVEFNQQPDIFIINTCSVTDNADKKCRKIVREAQKINPDGYVAVLGCYAQLKPKEISEIPGVDAVLGAAEKFRLHELMSTFEKVPMGQTGQIFNSPIEEVIDYHASYSLNDRTRTFLKVQDGCDYPCAYCTIPLARGKSRSDTVANVVRAANEIAERGVKEIVLTGVNIGDFGLVNGTGLAIQRQETFFDLVQALDEVEGIERFRISSIEPNLLTDEIIAFVAQSKRFVPHFHVPLQSGSNRVLGLMRRRYKRELYADRVQKIKELMPHACIGVDVIVGHPGETEEAFKETYLFLNELPVSYLHVFTYSERPNTTALSIRPVVPGHVRADRSKMLHILSDKKRRAFYDSQVGRDATVLFEEDIADGMMQGFTENYVRVVAKYDPLLINETLPVHLTAVNADGLMEVAEAVDML is encoded by the coding sequence ATGGCACGCATACCTACCCACCCTCCGCCACAGCACAGGAAATTACGTATCGTGAAAAAAGTCGCCTTCTATACGCTTGGCTGTAAGCTGAACTTCTCAGAAACCTCTACCCTCGCCCGTTTGATGGAACAGCATGGGTATGAACGGGTAGAGTTTAATCAACAGCCTGACATATTTATCATCAATACCTGCTCTGTGACGGACAATGCCGATAAAAAATGCCGGAAAATTGTACGTGAAGCACAAAAAATCAACCCCGATGGCTACGTAGCCGTTCTGGGGTGTTATGCCCAGCTGAAACCCAAAGAGATTTCAGAGATTCCGGGTGTTGATGCGGTACTCGGTGCGGCAGAAAAGTTTCGGCTCCACGAGCTCATGTCGACATTCGAAAAGGTGCCCATGGGTCAGACCGGGCAGATTTTCAACTCGCCCATTGAGGAGGTGATCGACTATCATGCTTCCTACTCACTCAACGACCGGACACGTACGTTTTTGAAGGTACAGGACGGTTGCGATTACCCATGCGCCTACTGTACGATCCCGCTCGCACGCGGAAAAAGCCGCTCCGACACAGTTGCTAACGTGGTGCGGGCAGCCAATGAAATAGCCGAACGTGGGGTTAAGGAAATCGTACTGACAGGCGTAAACATTGGCGACTTCGGGCTAGTCAATGGGACCGGGCTGGCGATCCAGAGACAAGAGACGTTTTTTGATTTGGTTCAGGCACTGGATGAGGTCGAAGGTATTGAGCGTTTCCGGATTTCGAGCATCGAACCGAATCTGCTTACCGATGAGATTATTGCCTTTGTAGCCCAATCGAAGCGGTTTGTTCCCCATTTTCACGTACCGTTACAATCGGGGAGCAACCGGGTGTTGGGGCTGATGCGCCGTCGATATAAGCGCGAATTGTATGCCGACCGGGTTCAGAAAATAAAGGAATTGATGCCACATGCCTGCATCGGTGTGGATGTGATTGTGGGCCACCCCGGCGAAACAGAAGAAGCCTTTAAAGAAACATACCTGTTCCTGAACGAGTTGCCGGTTTCGTACCTGCACGTCTTTACGTATTCCGAACGGCCAAATACCACCGCATTATCGATCAGGCCGGTAGTTCCTGGCCATGTTCGCGCCGATCGCTCGAAGATGCTGCATATTTTGTCGGATAAGAAACGTCGTGCTTTCTACGATTCGCAGGTGGGTCGTGATGCTACAGTTCTGTTTGAAGAAGATATTGCCGACGGGATGATGCAGGGCTTCACCGAAAACTACGTTCGTGTGGTTGCCAAATATGACCCATTGCTTATTAATGAAACGCTACCCGTTCACCTGACCGCCGTCAACGCCGATGGGCTGATGGAGGTTGCGGAAGCTGTCGATATGCTCTAG
- the eutC gene encoding ethanolamine ammonia-lyase subunit EutC, producing MNKPKKIATETDDWQALKSYTAARIALGRTGVSIPLRESLQFNLAHAHAKDAVYSCLDHSGLQEALADTALPIYSVYSQAANRDIYLQRPDLGRLLANESARQLHELNASPSQLSIIIADGLSANAVNTYAPLVVRRLIDTARLAGYTFAPITLVEQGRVAISDDIGHILQAQLVIMLIGERPGLSSFDSMGAYLTYAPIPGLTDERRNCLSNIRDQGLPPAVAVSKLMWLVDSAFRLQLTGVSLKDTDGSEPDRLSIG from the coding sequence ATGAATAAACCGAAAAAAATAGCAACCGAAACGGACGATTGGCAAGCACTGAAATCGTACACAGCTGCCCGAATTGCCCTGGGCAGAACAGGCGTTTCGATTCCACTTCGGGAGTCGCTTCAATTCAATCTGGCTCACGCCCACGCCAAAGACGCCGTTTATTCATGTCTGGATCATAGTGGTTTACAGGAAGCTTTAGCCGATACAGCATTACCCATCTACAGTGTTTATAGTCAGGCAGCAAACCGGGATATCTATCTGCAACGGCCTGATCTGGGAAGGTTACTGGCGAACGAATCAGCCCGTCAGCTTCACGAATTAAATGCTTCTCCTTCCCAGCTGAGTATTATTATTGCCGACGGCCTCTCGGCTAATGCGGTCAATACCTATGCACCACTGGTCGTTCGCAGGCTAATCGATACGGCCCGACTGGCGGGCTATACATTCGCTCCCATTACGCTGGTTGAGCAGGGCCGTGTGGCAATCAGCGACGACATAGGCCATATTCTTCAGGCTCAGCTGGTCATTATGTTGATCGGCGAACGGCCGGGTCTTAGTTCGTTCGACAGTATGGGCGCGTATCTTACCTACGCTCCCATACCGGGTCTGACGGATGAACGTCGAAATTGTCTTTCCAATATCCGCGACCAGGGCCTCCCTCCTGCCGTGGCCGTCAGCAAGTTGATGTGGCTGGTTGATTCGGCCTTTCGGCTGCAACTTACCGGCGTTTCCCTGAAAGATACGGACGGCTCTGAACCGGATCGTTTGTCAATTGGGTGA
- a CDS encoding ethanolamine ammonia-lyase subunit EutB — protein MSYQHTIRGFTYQFEDLKTLLAKASPLRSGDVLARLAAESYEERVAAQLALADVPLPTFLNEVLIPYESDEVTRLIVDTHYTESFSLISHFTVGDLRDWLLSDAADVIAIRQIAPGLTPEMVSAVSKLMRNQDLILVAKKCEVVTQFRNTIGLRGHLSVRLQPNHPVDDAKGIAASMIDGLLYGSGDAMIGINPATDSPAVTARLLHMIDSIRERFSIPTQSCVLSHITTTLQLIEQGAPVDLIFQSIAGTEKANTSFGVSLSLLQETYEAGLLLKRGTLGQNIMYFETGQGSALSSNGHHGVDQQTCEVRAYAVARHFDPFLVNSVVGFIGPEYLFDGKQIIRAGLEDHFCGKLMGLPMGMDICYTNHAQADQDDMDTLLTLLGVAGINFIMGIPGADDIMLNYQSTSFHDALYLRRVLGLRAAPEFEAWLLGQGIMDASGNRLSTSVQKQFYAELIGG, from the coding sequence ATGAGCTATCAGCATACCATCCGGGGTTTTACCTACCAATTTGAGGACTTGAAAACGCTTTTGGCCAAAGCAAGTCCGTTGCGCTCAGGTGATGTACTGGCGAGGCTGGCGGCTGAGAGTTACGAAGAGCGGGTGGCTGCCCAACTGGCGCTTGCTGATGTGCCTCTGCCAACATTTCTGAATGAGGTACTCATTCCCTACGAATCCGACGAGGTTACCCGCCTTATTGTCGATACCCATTACACAGAATCCTTTTCGCTGATCAGCCATTTTACCGTTGGCGATCTGCGCGACTGGCTCCTGAGTGACGCGGCCGACGTGATCGCAATCCGGCAAATCGCGCCCGGCCTGACGCCCGAGATGGTATCCGCCGTGTCAAAGCTTATGCGCAATCAGGATTTAATTCTGGTGGCAAAGAAATGTGAAGTGGTGACCCAGTTTAGGAATACAATTGGATTGAGAGGGCATTTATCGGTTCGATTGCAACCCAATCACCCCGTAGATGATGCCAAAGGAATAGCCGCCAGTATGATCGACGGGCTATTGTATGGCAGTGGTGATGCCATGATCGGGATCAATCCGGCAACCGATAGCCCCGCCGTAACAGCCCGCCTTTTGCACATGATCGACAGCATACGGGAGCGATTTTCGATACCAACCCAAAGTTGCGTGCTGAGCCACATTACAACTACGCTGCAATTGATTGAACAGGGCGCACCCGTAGATCTGATCTTCCAGTCGATTGCGGGCACCGAAAAAGCCAATACCAGCTTTGGTGTGAGCCTGTCGCTACTTCAGGAAACCTACGAAGCCGGATTGTTGCTGAAGCGGGGGACGCTTGGCCAGAATATCATGTATTTTGAAACGGGTCAGGGAAGTGCGTTATCGTCCAACGGGCATCATGGTGTCGATCAGCAAACCTGCGAAGTTCGAGCGTATGCCGTTGCCCGTCATTTTGACCCATTTCTGGTGAACTCGGTTGTCGGTTTCATTGGGCCAGAATATTTGTTCGACGGCAAACAGATCATTCGCGCCGGACTTGAAGATCATTTCTGCGGAAAACTGATGGGATTACCTATGGGAATGGATATCTGTTATACCAATCACGCACAGGCCGATCAGGACGATATGGACACCCTTCTGACGCTATTGGGTGTGGCGGGTATTAATTTCATCATGGGAATACCGGGTGCCGACGATATTATGCTGAACTACCAGTCTACGTCTTTCCATGATGCGTTATACCTCCGCCGGGTTCTGGGATTACGGGCTGCTCCGGAATTTGAGGCCTGGTTACTTGGGCAAGGAATCATGGACGCATCTGGAAATCGCCTGTCGACAAGTGTACAAAAACAATTTTACGCGGAGTTGATTGGTGGATGA
- the eat gene encoding ethanolamine permease yields MANEQPALKQALKPIHLWAIGVGLVISGEYFGWNYGWGVAGTVGLLLATLVITLLYFTFIFSFTELTTSIPNAGGPFAYALKAFGPLGALVAGYATLIEFLFAAPAIALALGSYVHFLYPSISVVGVSVGSYILFTLINLLGIKEAAWFSLVMTLLAIAELLLFIGVVAPDFKLANFLHNPMPFGWSGVFAALPFAIWLYVCLEGVAMVAEEVKNEKNAIAKGYISALLTLTILALAVMVCVGGIAEWEKLSTLDYPLPESIGLVLGRTNPWTKLFASIGLFGLIASFHGIIISYSRQIFALSRSGYLPVVLSKVSPRQQVPYWALVAGAALGVLALLLLDTSKLVILSTIGAVVVYIVSMLALFKLRRSEPTLSRPFKAPFYPVFPALALLLAIVALAAMIYFYSWLCLLFLAGLIAIIVLFYAFGKHRKTKELMQI; encoded by the coding sequence ATGGCCAACGAACAACCAGCCTTAAAACAAGCATTAAAACCGATTCATTTATGGGCAATTGGGGTTGGTCTGGTCATATCCGGTGAGTATTTCGGCTGGAATTATGGTTGGGGGGTGGCTGGAACCGTTGGGCTTTTACTGGCAACTCTTGTCATTACTCTTCTCTATTTCACCTTTATTTTCAGCTTTACCGAGCTAACCACATCGATTCCCAATGCGGGCGGTCCCTTTGCGTATGCACTCAAAGCGTTCGGCCCGCTGGGAGCGTTGGTGGCAGGCTATGCAACCCTCATCGAGTTTCTGTTTGCCGCCCCGGCTATTGCGCTTGCGTTGGGGAGCTATGTTCACTTTCTGTACCCATCCATTTCGGTGGTCGGGGTATCAGTCGGATCATACATTTTATTCACACTGATCAATTTGCTCGGAATCAAAGAAGCAGCCTGGTTTTCGCTGGTTATGACGCTACTGGCCATTGCCGAACTGCTTCTGTTTATCGGCGTCGTTGCTCCTGATTTCAAACTGGCTAATTTTCTGCATAACCCCATGCCATTTGGCTGGTCGGGAGTATTTGCGGCACTGCCCTTTGCGATCTGGCTTTATGTATGTCTGGAAGGCGTCGCGATGGTAGCCGAGGAGGTCAAAAACGAGAAAAATGCCATTGCAAAAGGGTATATTTCCGCGCTGCTGACGCTAACGATCCTGGCTCTGGCGGTCATGGTTTGTGTAGGGGGTATTGCCGAATGGGAAAAGCTATCTACGCTTGATTATCCCCTTCCCGAATCAATTGGACTGGTTTTAGGCCGTACGAATCCGTGGACGAAACTGTTTGCCAGTATTGGACTCTTCGGGCTCATTGCGTCCTTTCATGGCATTATTATCAGCTATTCCCGGCAGATTTTTGCGCTCTCCCGCAGCGGCTATTTACCCGTCGTTTTGTCAAAAGTTAGCCCTCGTCAGCAGGTGCCATACTGGGCCTTAGTTGCTGGTGCTGCTCTGGGAGTTTTAGCGTTGCTGTTGCTGGATACGAGCAAGCTGGTTATTCTTTCAACGATTGGCGCGGTGGTTGTCTATATTGTCAGTATGCTGGCTTTATTTAAACTTCGCCGGAGCGAACCTACTCTCAGCCGACCCTTTAAAGCACCTTTCTATCCGGTATTTCCTGCATTAGCCCTGCTGCTGGCCATTGTAGCTCTGGCCGCAATGATTTATTTTTATAGTTGGTTGTGTCTGCTGTTTCTTGCTGGATTGATCGCCATTATCGTTCTCTTCTACGCCTTTGGTAAACACCGAAAAACCAAGGAACTGATGCAAATCTGA